The nucleotide window CCCAGTTTTACGAGTGGTCGCTTCTCGTGCAAATGTTGTGGCTGACTTAAGCTCAAttcttgaaaatgtttttcccaattcacaaaaaaaatggCATCAGGTTTTAAAAACTACAGTCTGCAGTCAGTGAGATGAAGGCTGCTGCAGAGGCATTTCAGTGTTGAAAGATTAAGAGCCTGCCTCACTGTACCCTACTGTGGTAAGAATAAAGGATGATTATCGGTGGTGGTTCACACAAGTACATTTTGAACATGATAATAATTCACTAACATAATGAAACACTCTGAAAGGGACCATTCCACAtaactttaatattttaattacattttgttgctaatACTTATAttcttttactcaagtaaaattttgaatggaAGACTTTTACTTATAACAGAGTGTTTTTACAGAGGAATACTGCTACTTCTACTTAAGTAgaaggtctgaatacttcctctTACTCACTTACTTAATGCAGCAACAAAGGATCATCACCCTCCTGTCTTTATAACAGTCCAGGTGTGATTCAGGATCTTCAGTGTGTCCCTCCTCACTCCAATCCCAAGTGTTTTTTGGTTTGgcctctttttcacttttttatcaTTGTGTCCAGTGTAGGCAGTGGAGACACAGTAATTCTTCTGCTAATGCTTATTTTTAAATAAGTAAGCATCTAACATAAATTTGTacactaaaaacaaataaaaaatcacGTGACAattatacatactgtatactagTTGCTATCATCCACTCACTATCAACACTAgcttcaaaacatatttaaaccatttttattttatagttatGCTCTGTTTTGATGCTCTATGCCTGAGTTTACTtttatgagaaaatgtttttagacTTATAAAGAAActgtgaaacacacaaaacaactaccTTCAAACATAGAACCTCAggaaaatgtgtccaaaaaTAACTCAGGTCAGTGTTTGGATGCTTCACATGGGAGACCTGGCCTTCAACCCTGTTTCTGTTAAACACTATGGCTACGACATGAGGTGACCCAAACACTGCCAACTTCTTCTGCCTCCCCCGTCTTTGCCAGCCTCTTGCGGTTGCCAAGGTAAACGTCATGGCGACCATGGGATCGGCTGAAGGCTCGGAGGGACGCCCAGCTGTGGTGGGGCGCGTGACATGATACTCAACAATCAGACGCCATGACAACCTGGCAACAATGCTGTTGATTCAGCAACCCAACCAAACTGTATGAGGTGTCGGAGAGAGGGGACAATAAACCTGTTgctgagcagaggagacacagtgAGGTGTTAGGATCAAAGGCTTGTGCTGGATGAGGCTGCAGAGGAATTACAGGAGATTAACAGGTGAAAAATATCATCCTAATGTATTTCAAGTCccccattttctctgtttctctcttcaaCTACTATGgacatttattcaagtactttacttaaatacaattttggggcacttgtactttacttgtgtatttctattttagGCCACTTTATACTTACTACACTCAACTACAGTTCAGAGGGAACTATTGTCAATTGTCTTTTTTGGAGAGACCAGACAAGTGACTGTTGTCTGGCTGCAATAGTCCACTTTGCTGGAGATGATGAATGACTTTCTCAAAACCTATCAGGACACAAGACTTCTAGTTCTTTCTATTTGTTTGCTGAAGCTCAGACCTCAATCTAAATGTCCggtcaaaagaaaaagaaaaaagttttcagcAAGATACACAGTTGTGAATTCTGATCTGCCTCTTAATTCAAACTGACCAACTGCACAAAACTCAACCAGGCCTACTCTGCCACCATGTGGACACAatggaaatgtttgaaatgGTTTTACATTTCTTTCCCCTGCAATGTCCTGGACATATTCTCCCTGATGATACATATTGTCAAGTAACTTTAACATATACAAGCTGAGGCTCATACAAGCATCCGATAGTAGAGGACAGATATTGACTTATTGTGTATAATATAGGATGATGGTGGGATGTCCCATCTGTGTTCTATAAGGCAGGAAGATTGTAAACAGTGTCTGTATTTTGGTAGGAATGTGTTAAAGAAAATATCCATAAGACACCACCAAATAAATTATGCTAGTGATTTTattcaaaaattttcaaaactTTGGTCAGTTCAGGAGATCACAGGGATGCAGTTGGGTGCTAGATGACCTGAATTGGGGGCTCATCTGCTTCTGCAACCAGTGACTGACCCTGGAAAAAGTCAGTTCAGATTTGAGTCCTTTTGAGATTCAGCATGTTGAATTTATCCTCTTCATTTACTAAAGCGATGTCAACACAAGGAGTCTGTTTActtacagctgcagcacagctgGATGTCTCAGACAGTTTTTCATCACTTTCCAGTGAGCTGATCTCTGGCTCCTCTTTATCAAGATGAATCTGGATGTAAGGTGGATAGCCCTCATCCACAAATCCAGATATATCAGATGGGGGAGCGTAGAGGTATCTGCAACCTGCAGTCTCATAGCCTTGATTCGTACAGGGGTCAAGGTATTTGGAGCTGAACGTGACCTGGTGCAGAGTCTTTAATGTCCAGCTGCTTTCTGTGGCCTCAGTGCTTTGGCTCATGCAAGCCTCAACATCACTCTTCAATCTGCATGAGGCCTTCATCTGGGGAGAAAAGGCTTCCTCTGTGTGAGAAAAGTCAGCACTCATGCTGACTGGCTCCCACATGTTTGGACCCCCAGGTTCTGGAGCAGATTTGGAGGGTCCAGATTCAGGAAAAGCGGGCTGAGATGGCAAGGAGGAGATACAGTCCAGCTCAGAACTGTTACAGGCTGGAGAGTACAGATACCGCCTTTTCCCGAGGACTTTTGTAAGATTACATGCAAAGTGTTCATCATTCAAGCGAGTGACTGTTTGCATCCATCCTGAAagataagaaataaaagaaatcttacaaaataattattttaaaatgtctagATACATTTCCTGATTTTGTTATAGTGTCCAGTAGTGCTCATATCAAtctctgctgatgttttcaACTGAGCAGGAAATGGAAGGGCAGTCTTTCAGACTTACTGTAAGTTGAAGTGTCATATGTAGGCCTAATATAAAACTTCTGCATTTAAATCATCATCTATTCTGCTGAgttgtttaattatttttttgttaaaaaaaaaaaagtaaatactcTATTAAAAGACCTATCAGTTACATCAAACATAAAATCTACAAAAAAAACTCATAGCCTAGTTATAAAAGATGCAAACCGACAACAGTTAACTATTCGAGCCGCATTAACCGACAGTAGATGTCTAAAACGTCTTACGTCGTTGGAAATGTCTCTCCATGCTTTTAAATCTTTGAGtgagtcagtgtttttgtcagaaCTGTGGGCACTGATGGA belongs to Lates calcarifer isolate ASB-BC8 unplaced genomic scaffold, TLL_Latcal_v3 _unitig_90_quiver_1100, whole genome shotgun sequence and includes:
- the LOC108880343 gene encoding uncharacterized protein LOC108880343, with protein sequence MERHFQRRWMQTVTRLNDEHFACNLTKVLGKRRYLYSPACNSSELDCISSLPSQPAFPESGPSKSAPEPGGPNMWEPVSMSADFSHTEEAFSPQMKASCRLKSDVEACMSQSTEATESSWTLKTLHQVTFSSKYLDPCTNQGYETAGCRYLYAPPSDISGFVDEGYPPYIQIHLDKEEPEISSLESDEKLSETSSCAAAVSKQTPCVDIALVNEEDKFNMLNLKRTQI